In the genome of Hymenobacter taeanensis, one region contains:
- a CDS encoding Smr/MutS family protein, whose protein sequence is MNVGDRVRLLTGREEGIITRLLDNDLVEVAIDNDFTIPVLRREVVVVAAEETKAFGQSAASVAAEKKAASSGAARAAQAAGAAPAPAAPKKSEGPAALPGAKNTATAVQKGVYLALTHQSPELLALQLINHTERDVLFTFGEERNGQYRGLTSDKLAAKSVSKPLGHWHLKDFDNWAAPVVQLLPFQTNGTTAFELITKRIQFKAASFYTSRQPNVPVLQREAYLFQLDEKPAAPIAIAPEKLAETLKAQLSGNAPAKPAAVAPAPEPAKAIVAPPHEVDLHLGALMPEGADGLSNTAILKLQLEAFEDTLSRALATNMHEIVFIHGSGNGTLRKELHKLLSRNRDIKFFEDSKKEKFGYGATLVRLK, encoded by the coding sequence ATGAACGTAGGAGATAGAGTACGTTTACTCACCGGCCGCGAAGAAGGCATCATTACCCGCCTGCTTGATAACGACTTGGTAGAAGTAGCCATTGATAACGACTTCACCATTCCGGTTTTGCGCCGGGAAGTGGTGGTAGTTGCCGCCGAAGAAACCAAAGCATTCGGGCAAAGTGCGGCGTCGGTGGCGGCCGAGAAAAAAGCGGCTTCTAGCGGAGCCGCGCGAGCCGCTCAGGCCGCTGGCGCCGCCCCGGCCCCCGCGGCACCCAAGAAATCAGAAGGGCCAGCAGCTCTGCCCGGCGCCAAAAACACGGCTACGGCGGTGCAAAAGGGGGTGTATCTGGCCCTCACGCACCAGTCGCCGGAGCTACTAGCGCTGCAACTCATCAACCACACTGAGCGGGATGTGCTCTTCACTTTCGGGGAGGAACGCAATGGTCAGTACCGGGGGTTAACTTCAGACAAACTGGCCGCAAAATCAGTAAGCAAGCCGCTAGGCCACTGGCATTTGAAGGATTTCGACAACTGGGCCGCGCCGGTGGTGCAGCTGCTACCGTTCCAGACGAACGGCACTACGGCATTTGAGCTTATCACCAAGCGTATCCAGTTCAAAGCCGCCAGCTTCTACACCAGCCGCCAGCCCAACGTACCGGTGCTGCAGCGAGAGGCCTACCTGTTTCAACTGGATGAAAAGCCCGCCGCACCAATAGCTATTGCTCCTGAGAAACTGGCCGAAACGCTCAAGGCCCAGCTCTCAGGCAACGCCCCTGCCAAGCCCGCAGCCGTAGCCCCCGCCCCTGAGCCAGCCAAAGCCATTGTAGCTCCGCCGCATGAGGTAGATCTGCACCTGGGAGCTCTTATGCCGGAAGGTGCCGATGGCCTCAGCAATACCGCCATTCTCAAACTCCAACTAGAGGCGTTTGAGGATACGCTGAGCCGTGCCCTGGCTACCAACATGCACGAAATTGTGTTTATTCACGGCTCCGGCAATGGCACCCTGCGCAAGGAGTTGCACAAGCTCCTAAGCCGCAACCGCGACATCAAGTTCTTTGAGGATTCGAAGAAGGAGAAGTTTGGCTACGGAGCTACGCTGGTGCGGCTGAAGTAG
- a CDS encoding YfiM family protein, protein MLYFSAYFQSAKRLGWRWLVVLQLAASGNAAAQLPLRPATLPLDTTAALTPTFSDSSTIRLTKRLPVLAGGLVLSYSGTLYLLGQGWYTGERTKFHWFNDLPEWKQLDKAGHFWGAFHESRGAVDMLRWAGVPDRKAIWYGGFVGFLLQSPIELLDGRDPEYGASATDLAANFLGSVGLIGQQLAWNEVRLMPKYSFHTTRYAKIRPNVLGSSLGEQYLKDYNGQTYWLCADVGAWLPATSRWPRWLQPAIGYGAQQMVYNDRDANAALGLTPYRQFYLSLDVDLRHIPTNSKLLRRVFYVASIFHLPAPALEWNTRRGFVAHGLYY, encoded by the coding sequence ATGTTGTACTTCTCTGCGTATTTCCAGTCTGCCAAACGCTTGGGCTGGCGGTGGCTGGTAGTACTGCAGCTAGCCGCGTCAGGTAATGCAGCTGCCCAACTCCCACTGCGGCCCGCAACCTTACCCCTGGATACTACTGCCGCGCTTACTCCTACTTTCTCCGATTCAAGTACGATTCGGCTGACCAAGCGTCTGCCAGTGTTGGCGGGCGGCCTTGTGTTATCATATTCTGGTACGCTGTATCTGCTGGGCCAGGGCTGGTATACGGGTGAGCGAACGAAGTTTCATTGGTTTAACGATCTGCCGGAGTGGAAGCAGCTCGACAAAGCCGGCCACTTTTGGGGAGCCTTCCACGAGAGCCGCGGCGCGGTGGATATGCTGCGCTGGGCCGGTGTACCCGACCGGAAAGCCATTTGGTATGGGGGCTTTGTGGGCTTTTTATTGCAGAGCCCCATTGAGCTGCTTGATGGCCGCGACCCGGAGTACGGCGCTTCCGCCACTGATCTGGCGGCTAACTTCCTGGGCTCAGTGGGCCTCATTGGGCAACAGCTGGCCTGGAACGAGGTGCGCCTCATGCCCAAGTACTCGTTTCATACCACCCGTTACGCCAAGATTCGGCCTAACGTACTTGGCAGCAGCCTCGGCGAGCAATACCTCAAAGACTACAATGGGCAAACGTACTGGCTTTGCGCCGATGTGGGAGCCTGGCTGCCAGCTACCAGCCGCTGGCCGCGGTGGCTGCAGCCTGCCATTGGCTACGGGGCCCAGCAGATGGTATACAATGACCGCGACGCCAACGCCGCGCTAGGCCTCACTCCCTACCGCCAGTTCTACCTCAGCCTCGACGTAGACCTGCGCCATATACCCACTAACAGCAAATTGCTGCGCCGGGTGTTTTACGTAGCCAGCATCTTTCACCTGCCCGCACCCGCCCTGGAGTGGAACACGCGCCGGGGCTTTGTGGCGCATGGTCTGTACTACTAA
- a CDS encoding alpha-amylase family glycosyl hydrolase — MPVLHAQIVTTQPTIFKDTDAVTLIYDANQGNKALAGYTGNVYIWTGVITNQSTSNTDWKHVKGTSFSAPIPEEKMTPLGNNKYSITFTPRTYYPGLTSSETILKLAMVFRGDGGKPEGKGDGNSDILVDVAQNTFDLRFTNPAGVGPFLFALNTPTPVSGTTAVAADLALFLNGTKVAEQANATSITANVTLTQAGNNTLRLTATKGATTEATEVVVQSRSAVTLAALPAGAKKDGVTYLNGGTSAIISLTAPNKQFVHVIGEFNNWTANDASYMKRTPNASGMADNSVDGRWWVQIDGLTPGQEYAYQFLIDGGLRVADPFSEKILTPTDDAYINASGYTVYPGLKAYPAAGANGNVSVLQSNAPGYTFQATNFQRPKREDMVVYELLPRDFIARHDYKTLIDTLAYMQRLGVNVIELMPVNEFEGNESWGYNVSFYFAPDKYYGPKNELKRFIDECHKRGIAVVLDMVLNQSFGQSPMVQMYFNNGKPSNNPWFNADATHPFNVGYDFNHESAFTRYFSKRVMEFWIKEYNIDGYRFDLSKGFTQKVTTDAGAWSQYDQSRVNIWKDYHDFLVSVDPNVYPILEHLGSNDEEKVLSDMGLMLWGVMTHNYNEATMGYINDSNFSYGYYGSTAQGGRGWSQPNLVTYMESHDEERLMYKNLTFGNSSGSYSVKNLPTALARQEMAAAFFFPVPGPKMIWQFGELGYDKSIFSCPDGTIPQPYANNGDCKLANKPALWNYYQDPNRRHLYDVYRSLIALKVQEPVFENPASFTQNLSGAVKTMQITDPRLNVTIVGNFDVQSATVVPNFQSAGTWYNYLTGEALVVTNPAAPLTLAPGQYAVYTSRKISVPKGTVLASKSQRDAAALQLVALPNPAGSTATLRYELGQSAPVSVTVTNLLGATVHAVNVSGRQAAGAHELQLPVQNLANGVYIVRLTTGAQQQSVRLLVQH; from the coding sequence ATGCCCGTTTTGCACGCTCAGATAGTTACCACTCAGCCCACCATCTTTAAAGATACCGATGCGGTAACGCTGATCTACGACGCTAACCAGGGCAATAAGGCATTAGCCGGTTACACCGGCAATGTTTACATCTGGACGGGTGTTATCACCAACCAAAGCACTTCCAACACCGATTGGAAGCACGTGAAGGGCACGAGTTTCAGTGCACCTATCCCCGAGGAGAAAATGACTCCCCTGGGCAATAACAAGTACAGTATCACCTTCACGCCCCGCACGTACTACCCCGGTCTCACCAGCTCAGAAACCATCCTGAAGCTGGCCATGGTGTTCCGCGGAGATGGGGGCAAACCCGAAGGCAAAGGCGACGGCAACTCCGATATTCTGGTTGATGTAGCCCAGAACACCTTTGACCTGCGTTTCACGAATCCCGCTGGTGTTGGCCCGTTCCTGTTTGCCCTCAACACGCCAACTCCCGTGAGCGGCACCACCGCCGTGGCTGCTGACTTGGCGTTGTTCCTCAATGGTACCAAAGTAGCTGAGCAGGCCAATGCCACCAGTATTACGGCCAACGTAACCCTTACCCAGGCTGGTAACAACACGCTGCGCCTTACGGCTACAAAAGGTGCCACCACTGAGGCCACCGAAGTAGTGGTACAGTCGCGCTCCGCCGTAACGCTGGCTGCTTTGCCCGCTGGCGCCAAGAAAGATGGCGTAACCTATCTGAACGGCGGCACCTCGGCTATCATCAGCCTGACTGCCCCTAACAAGCAGTTTGTGCACGTTATCGGGGAGTTTAACAACTGGACGGCCAACGACGCTTCGTATATGAAGCGCACCCCCAATGCTTCCGGCATGGCCGATAACAGCGTGGATGGCCGCTGGTGGGTGCAGATTGATGGCCTCACCCCCGGACAGGAATATGCCTATCAGTTTCTGATTGATGGTGGCCTACGCGTAGCTGACCCTTTCTCGGAAAAGATCCTGACTCCCACCGACGATGCGTATATCAATGCCTCCGGCTACACGGTGTATCCGGGCCTGAAGGCGTACCCCGCTGCTGGTGCCAACGGCAACGTATCGGTACTGCAGAGCAATGCCCCCGGCTACACGTTCCAGGCTACCAATTTCCAGCGCCCCAAGCGCGAGGATATGGTAGTGTATGAGCTGCTACCCCGCGACTTTATTGCCCGCCACGACTACAAGACCCTGATCGATACCCTGGCCTACATGCAGCGCCTGGGCGTAAACGTGATTGAGCTGATGCCGGTGAACGAGTTCGAAGGCAACGAAAGCTGGGGTTACAACGTGTCGTTCTACTTCGCTCCCGACAAGTATTACGGCCCCAAAAATGAGTTGAAGCGCTTCATTGACGAGTGCCACAAGCGCGGTATTGCGGTAGTTTTGGACATGGTGCTCAACCAGTCGTTTGGCCAAAGCCCCATGGTGCAGATGTACTTCAACAACGGCAAACCTTCCAACAACCCCTGGTTTAACGCCGATGCCACGCACCCCTTCAACGTAGGCTACGACTTCAACCATGAAAGCGCCTTTACTCGCTATTTCAGCAAGCGTGTAATGGAGTTCTGGATCAAGGAGTACAACATCGACGGCTACCGCTTCGACCTCAGCAAAGGCTTTACGCAGAAGGTAACTACCGATGCTGGCGCATGGTCACAGTATGATCAGTCGCGCGTGAACATCTGGAAAGATTACCACGATTTCCTGGTAAGTGTAGACCCCAACGTATATCCTATTCTGGAGCATTTGGGTAGCAACGACGAGGAAAAGGTGTTGTCTGACATGGGCCTGATGTTGTGGGGCGTAATGACGCATAACTACAACGAAGCCACCATGGGCTACATCAATGACTCTAACTTTAGCTATGGTTACTATGGCAGTACTGCCCAGGGTGGCCGCGGCTGGAGCCAGCCAAACCTGGTAACCTATATGGAAAGCCACGACGAGGAGCGCCTGATGTACAAGAATCTCACGTTCGGTAATTCCTCCGGCTCTTACAGCGTGAAAAACCTGCCCACGGCTTTAGCTCGTCAGGAAATGGCCGCTGCGTTCTTCTTCCCCGTGCCCGGCCCGAAAATGATCTGGCAATTCGGTGAGCTTGGATATGACAAGTCGATCTTCTCCTGCCCCGATGGCACTATTCCGCAGCCTTACGCCAACAATGGCGACTGCAAGTTGGCCAACAAGCCAGCTCTGTGGAACTACTACCAAGACCCCAACCGCCGTCACCTCTATGATGTGTACCGGAGCCTGATTGCCCTGAAAGTACAAGAGCCGGTGTTTGAAAACCCAGCGAGCTTCACGCAAAACCTGAGCGGTGCCGTAAAAACTATGCAGATTACGGACCCCCGCCTGAACGTTACCATTGTGGGTAACTTCGATGTGCAGAGTGCTACCGTAGTTCCCAACTTCCAGTCGGCGGGCACGTGGTATAACTACCTGACCGGTGAAGCTCTGGTGGTAACCAACCCTGCTGCTCCGCTCACGTTGGCTCCCGGTCAGTATGCCGTCTATACTTCCCGCAAAATCTCGGTGCCCAAGGGCACGGTACTGGCCAGCAAGAGCCAGCGTGATGCCGCCGCTCTGCAACTGGTGGCTCTGCCAAACCCTGCGGGTAGCACGGCCACGTTGCGCTATGAGCTAGGCCAGTCGGCGCCCGTTAGCGTTACGGTTACCAACCTGCTTGGTGCCACCGTACACGCAGTAAACGTTTCTGGTCGCCAGGCTGCTGGTGCACATGAGCTTCAGCTGCCCGTGCAAAACCTTGCTAATGGGGTGTACATCGTGCGCCTCACCACGGGTGCGCAGCAGCAGAGCGTACGTTTGCTGGTGCAGCACTAA
- a CDS encoding N-acetylglucosamine kinase translates to MILIADGGSTKSSWCQLDETGNRVYFNTEGYNPDFISTAAVVASLDKNLPETLPRQKVSEVFYYGAGVSSEKKAEIIAKAMRQIFPQAKVIVDHDLLASARALLGRKPGFAAILGTGTNSCLYDGNKITYNVDSLGYFLGDEGSGSFIGKRLLRDYLRGLLPDGLQEIFREEFNLTREDILDRLYNQPLPNRFLASFAKFTYDHNNISYCREIVLQGFETFFANIVRHYPRYQDYTFNCIGSVGYNFRDALSQVARDNGMEVGKIIRSPIDDLVTFHEEALIK, encoded by the coding sequence ATGATTCTTATTGCCGACGGTGGCTCTACGAAGAGCAGCTGGTGCCAGCTTGATGAAACTGGTAACCGCGTGTATTTTAACACCGAGGGGTACAACCCCGATTTTATAAGCACGGCGGCCGTAGTTGCCTCGCTGGATAAGAACCTGCCCGAAACGCTGCCCCGCCAGAAGGTAAGCGAGGTTTTCTATTATGGCGCCGGCGTATCGTCGGAGAAAAAGGCTGAAATCATTGCCAAAGCCATGCGGCAGATTTTCCCGCAGGCCAAGGTAATCGTCGACCACGACCTACTGGCCTCGGCACGGGCACTTTTGGGCCGCAAGCCGGGCTTTGCTGCTATTTTAGGTACGGGCACCAACTCCTGCCTCTACGACGGCAACAAAATCACCTACAACGTAGATTCGTTGGGCTACTTCCTGGGCGATGAAGGCAGCGGCTCCTTCATTGGTAAGCGCCTGCTGCGCGACTACCTGCGCGGCCTGCTGCCCGATGGCTTACAGGAGATTTTCCGGGAGGAGTTTAACCTTACCCGTGAGGATATTCTGGACCGCCTTTACAACCAGCCCTTGCCTAATCGGTTCCTGGCCAGCTTCGCCAAGTTCACCTACGACCACAACAACATCAGCTACTGCCGCGAGATTGTGCTGCAGGGGTTTGAAACGTTCTTCGCGAACATTGTGCGCCACTACCCCCGCTATCAGGACTATACCTTTAACTGCATTGGCTCAGTAGGCTACAACTTCCGGGATGCCCTCTCGCAGGTAGCCCGCGACAACGGTATGGAAGTGGGTAAAATCATCCGCTCCCCTATTGATGATCTGGTAACCTTTCATGAAGAAGCTCTAATCAAATAG
- a CDS encoding T9SS type A sorting domain-containing protein, with product MRKFPTLVLSGALTLAALTSHAQIAVDGVLSASEISATNYQLVSRYTGPHGFGDAGLLSLYATADANKIYFFLAGTLESTSSGINNSFQLFIDRPGIDGASTTAALPVGGSAATSFQKMNAKLDLPADLGLAIKGNGTAGQLIPQAIIYTSATNATDKNLGSATLNATTGTALTIGAADASGAFAPLAGARMAYRNSSDGKLSSNPGNATGAAGSYGWEIELDRTAMGISAVGGTLRVFAVQNNVDGGYISSDFLPQNTGPIPANSGYPQNGAGAPNLGGPNNTPPNAVDFSNIPGTQAASVIVGATGVTVLGTKRAAEQSVAMSAYPNPASDDMSVSYAVTTQNQAVNITLVDLMGRHVQTILDTQKSIGQYRAEIKRGNLAAGTYTVRVQVGDNVAARQISFK from the coding sequence ATGAGAAAATTCCCTACTCTGGTTCTCTCCGGCGCCCTAACGCTGGCAGCCCTGACCTCCCACGCGCAAATAGCTGTTGATGGGGTGCTGAGCGCCTCTGAAATCAGTGCCACTAATTACCAGCTTGTAAGCCGCTACACCGGGCCTCATGGGTTTGGCGATGCAGGCCTGCTAAGCCTGTATGCTACCGCCGATGCCAACAAAATCTACTTCTTTTTGGCCGGTACCCTGGAAAGCACTTCCAGCGGCATCAATAACTCTTTTCAGCTGTTTATTGACCGGCCCGGTATTGATGGTGCCAGCACTACGGCAGCCCTGCCCGTAGGTGGAAGTGCCGCTACTTCCTTTCAGAAGATGAACGCCAAGCTTGACTTGCCCGCCGATCTGGGGTTGGCAATCAAAGGCAACGGTACGGCTGGGCAGCTCATTCCGCAAGCTATTATTTATACTTCCGCCACGAATGCCACGGATAAAAACCTTGGCTCAGCTACCCTCAATGCCACTACCGGCACTGCCCTAACTATTGGTGCGGCCGATGCTTCCGGCGCTTTCGCCCCATTAGCTGGAGCGCGCATGGCTTATCGGAATTCTTCGGATGGTAAGCTATCATCCAATCCGGGCAACGCAACGGGCGCGGCGGGCTCCTACGGTTGGGAGATTGAATTAGATCGGACTGCGATGGGTATTTCGGCTGTGGGGGGCACACTTCGCGTTTTTGCGGTGCAAAACAACGTCGATGGCGGCTACATATCGAGCGATTTTTTGCCGCAGAACACTGGGCCTATTCCTGCTAACTCCGGGTACCCACAAAACGGGGCAGGCGCCCCCAACTTGGGCGGACCTAATAACACCCCACCCAATGCCGTAGACTTTTCCAACATACCCGGTACGCAAGCGGCCTCAGTAATAGTTGGTGCAACCGGCGTAACCGTGCTAGGCACTAAAAGAGCCGCCGAGCAGTCAGTAGCTATGAGCGCGTACCCCAATCCGGCTTCTGATGATATGAGCGTTAGCTACGCCGTAACTACCCAAAACCAAGCGGTAAACATCACCTTGGTAGACCTGATGGGGCGACACGTGCAAACCATCCTCGACACGCAAAAATCCATCGGGCAGTACCGGGCTGAAATAAAGCGTGGGAATCTCGCGGCAGGTACGTATACGGTGCGGGTACAGGTTGGGGATAATGTAGCTGCCCGCCAAATAAGCTTTAAGTAA
- a CDS encoding SusE domain-containing protein, which produces MNHFTKLAGLGLAATLFLASCEKDEDRVVMQPGTSLAVTSSTNSAVLLQDNASAKAVTYTWTPVDFGFQAAVKYTLQFDKKGGDFSAPVEIEAGNSTSQNLTVAELNGILLRLKVSPGTAGAIDSRVKASVGGASTPLVSAVSTFTGTPYKVFIQYPSIYVPGSHQGWAPDKAPFLASVNSDKNYEGFVYFPDASTSFKFTPAPNWDNDYGVDAAGPAGTLKAKGGDITIAGAGYYRFRVDLNTLKYMATKTTWAVIGAATPGGWDKETPMVYDPVKKVWKVTLPLKADELKFRANNAWDIDFGDNKPVDNIPDYGGENIKVAAAGTYTVTLDLSQGAGNYSYSIEK; this is translated from the coding sequence ATGAACCACTTTACCAAACTTGCAGGGCTAGGCTTAGCTGCCACTCTGTTTCTTGCTTCATGCGAGAAAGACGAAGACCGTGTGGTGATGCAGCCAGGCACTTCGCTGGCCGTAACTTCCTCCACTAATTCGGCAGTACTGCTCCAGGATAATGCTTCTGCCAAAGCAGTTACCTACACCTGGACTCCCGTTGATTTTGGCTTCCAGGCTGCCGTAAAATACACCTTGCAGTTCGATAAGAAGGGCGGCGATTTTAGCGCTCCGGTTGAAATTGAAGCGGGTAACTCTACTTCGCAGAACCTGACGGTAGCCGAATTGAACGGCATTCTGTTGCGTTTGAAAGTGTCTCCAGGTACTGCAGGCGCTATTGATTCCCGCGTGAAAGCAAGCGTAGGTGGCGCCTCAACCCCACTGGTTTCAGCGGTTTCTACCTTCACCGGCACTCCGTACAAGGTATTTATTCAGTACCCTTCTATTTACGTTCCGGGCAGCCACCAGGGCTGGGCACCTGATAAGGCTCCCTTCCTGGCATCGGTTAATAGCGACAAGAACTACGAGGGCTTTGTATACTTCCCAGATGCCTCAACCTCCTTCAAGTTTACCCCGGCTCCTAACTGGGATAATGATTATGGCGTTGACGCAGCAGGCCCTGCTGGCACGCTGAAGGCTAAAGGTGGCGACATCACTATTGCCGGTGCTGGCTACTACCGTTTCCGGGTTGATCTGAACACCCTGAAGTACATGGCAACCAAAACTACCTGGGCTGTAATTGGTGCTGCTACTCCTGGTGGCTGGGACAAGGAAACCCCCATGGTTTATGACCCCGTGAAAAAGGTTTGGAAGGTTACCTTGCCGCTTAAGGCCGATGAGTTGAAATTCCGTGCTAACAACGCTTGGGATATTGACTTCGGTGACAACAAGCCCGTAGACAACATTCCTGATTATGGTGGAGAAAACATTAAGGTTGCCGCTGCCGGCACCTACACTGTTACGCTTGACTTGAGCCAGGGCGCTGGTAACTACAGCTATTCAATCGAGAAATAG
- a CDS encoding RagB/SusD family nutrient uptake outer membrane protein translates to MNKHVIRGLVVVATGLSLAAGSTSCTKDLDQTPKYELTPDKVYVDLNGYRQVLAKLYGGFALTGQQGPAGAGDIGGIDEGTSDYLRQYWSAQELSTDEATIVWNDLGIRDWHNMNWDSSNPLIRGLYSRIFFEIAACNEFIRESSDDKISSRLPGADATSVKRFRAEARFLRAVAYMHAMDLFGNGPFVTENDAVGFAKPQYYTRQQYFEYVEKELTALAADPDFAEPRANEYARVDKAAAWAMLARLYLNAQVYTGTARYTDAAAQAKKVIDAGYTLATTPAGNVASAYGRLFLADNNTAPARNEIIWPIAFDVNSTQSYGGSTFLVNGATGSNSSWQARVGQSTGWGGIRTTSSFFNLFQSPGGGVVSDTARDTRGRFWTKKTDNSARPLEIKDLYNFEEGFGVIKFRNVNSAGVAQGGSQNFSGVDFPMIRLAEVMLTYAEAVYRGGAGDRTLALSYINQIRARAFNNQAGSAVTDAQVAANNLQFILDERGRELYWEAYRRTDLIRFNKFVEGSYLWPFKGGVPNGRAVEAFRTLYPIPASDLSVNQNLKQNTGY, encoded by the coding sequence ATGAATAAACATGTAATCCGTGGACTGGTCGTTGTGGCGACTGGTTTATCACTGGCTGCGGGCAGCACCTCCTGCACCAAGGACCTAGATCAAACCCCCAAGTACGAGCTGACTCCTGATAAGGTATACGTAGACCTGAACGGTTACCGTCAGGTGCTGGCCAAACTGTACGGCGGCTTTGCCCTAACGGGCCAGCAGGGCCCTGCCGGTGCCGGCGATATTGGCGGTATTGATGAAGGCACCTCTGACTATCTTCGTCAGTATTGGAGTGCACAGGAGCTTTCTACCGACGAAGCCACTATTGTGTGGAATGACCTAGGTATTCGGGACTGGCACAACATGAACTGGGATTCGAGCAACCCGCTCATCCGGGGCTTGTATAGCCGCATCTTCTTTGAAATTGCAGCCTGCAACGAATTCATTCGCGAGTCATCGGACGATAAGATTTCCTCACGCCTGCCAGGCGCTGATGCTACGTCGGTTAAGCGTTTCCGGGCCGAGGCTCGTTTCCTGCGCGCAGTGGCCTACATGCACGCCATGGACCTATTTGGCAACGGCCCATTCGTGACGGAAAACGATGCCGTTGGCTTTGCTAAGCCCCAGTATTACACTCGCCAGCAGTACTTTGAGTACGTTGAGAAAGAGCTGACTGCTCTAGCTGCTGACCCTGACTTTGCCGAGCCCCGCGCCAACGAGTACGCCCGCGTAGACAAAGCTGCTGCCTGGGCTATGCTCGCTCGCTTGTACCTGAACGCGCAAGTTTACACCGGTACGGCCCGCTACACCGACGCGGCTGCGCAAGCTAAAAAGGTAATTGATGCTGGCTATACCCTGGCTACTACGCCTGCTGGCAACGTAGCATCAGCTTATGGCCGTCTTTTCCTGGCTGATAACAACACGGCTCCGGCGCGTAATGAAATCATTTGGCCTATTGCCTTTGATGTGAACAGCACGCAGAGCTACGGCGGCTCAACCTTCCTGGTAAACGGCGCCACGGGCTCCAACTCTTCTTGGCAGGCTCGGGTAGGCCAGTCTACAGGCTGGGGGGGTATCCGCACCACGAGCAGCTTCTTCAACCTGTTCCAAAGCCCCGGCGGCGGCGTAGTGTCTGACACCGCCCGCGACACCCGTGGCCGTTTCTGGACCAAGAAAACCGATAACAGCGCCCGTCCTCTAGAAATTAAAGACCTCTACAATTTCGAGGAAGGCTTTGGCGTCATCAAATTCCGGAACGTAAACTCGGCAGGAGTAGCCCAAGGTGGTTCTCAGAATTTCTCCGGCGTTGACTTCCCCATGATTCGCTTGGCAGAGGTAATGCTTACCTATGCTGAAGCGGTGTACCGTGGAGGTGCCGGCGACCGTACCCTGGCGCTGAGCTATATCAACCAGATTCGGGCTCGGGCTTTCAATAATCAGGCTGGTAGCGCTGTTACGGATGCTCAGGTTGCGGCCAACAACCTCCAGTTTATTCTGGATGAGCGGGGCCGTGAGTTGTATTGGGAAGCTTACCGCCGCACGGACCTGATCCGTTTTAACAAGTTTGTGGAAGGCTCCTACCTGTGGCCTTTCAAAGGCGGCGTACCTAACGGTCGGGCAGTAGAGGCGTTCCGTACCCTTTACCCAATTCCAGCTTCTGACTTGTCAGTGAATCAGAACCTGAAACAGAACACTGGTTACTAA